One part of the Saprospiraceae bacterium genome encodes these proteins:
- a CDS encoding dihydrofolate reductase — translation MIQDTFVLTIHMVSSLDGFIAKKDNNISWFEASCHYERGVSGQDPVEFLKTIDCYVMGSKTYELALELSKSYGWAYGDKPTIVVSSRNLPNERQNLEFYDGDLTSLVNERLRPNYKSVWLVGGASLARDFIQLNLAEEIRISILPILLGDGTLLFDHLGIEQLLNLKEVTAYKNGMVELWYSLKKDKKKI, via the coding sequence ATGATTCAAGATACCTTCGTGCTCACTATCCATATGGTGTCCAGCCTGGATGGTTTCATAGCCAAAAAGGACAATAACATTTCATGGTTCGAGGCATCATGCCATTATGAAAGAGGTGTAAGCGGACAGGATCCGGTAGAGTTCCTCAAGACCATAGACTGCTATGTAATGGGGTCCAAAACATACGAGCTCGCCCTAGAACTTTCAAAATCTTATGGCTGGGCATATGGTGACAAACCAACCATAGTAGTGAGCAGCAGAAACCTACCTAACGAAAGGCAGAATTTAGAATTTTACGATGGCGACCTGACCAGTCTAGTGAATGAAAGATTAAGACCCAATTATAAATCGGTATGGCTCGTAGGTGGGGCTTCGCTTGCCAGGGATTTCATCCAATTAAATCTGGCTGAGGAAATAAGAATATCGATTTTGCCCATTCTATTGGGTGATGGAACATTATTATTTGATCACCTGGGTATAGAACAACTATTAAATTTGAAAGAAGTGACTGCCTACAAAAATGGGATGGTCGAACTATGGTATTCCTTAAAAAAGGATAAGAAGAAGATTTAG
- a CDS encoding ABC transporter permease encodes MLKNFFRTAWRNLLANKTFSLINILGLALGLACSLVILLWLQDELDKDRFHLYDSRLYRVMENQNYSGEISTFESTPGLLAENIVKDIPEIQMASQFLWEEEPLFTVGNKLDKEKGRYAQKDFLKMFSFKLIKGDPASALDRPDGIVLSQKLADKYFLGEEPIGKSIRIDNKDNVTVTGVLAEIPEASSMKFDFIMSWEQWLKDNDWAKEWGNNGPRCFVLLNEQADITKVNAKIEDYIQTKNKDTNVKLFLQNFGQSYLYGQWKAGVQDGGRIEYVRIFSIVAIIILLIACINFMNLATARSLKRAREVGVRKVVGARKYQLVLQFFSESVLVSFIALLCALAMVYFFLPSFNTVTGKLLKIPFTDPAFLITVFGLTLGTGVFAGSYPAFFMSALRPITVLKGWLRFNPSATLLRRGLVVFQFALSIFLIMGMIVIYRQIAYINNKSLGFDKENLIMVPIEGDLQKNYEVFKQELSREAGIKQITSASNSPLQVGSSTGGVRWPGKDTTKSILFSNSNITYDYIKTMGIELVNGRDFDHSFSTDTVNYLINESAAKKIGYTDPVGKELTMWGDKGQIIGLMKDFHHNSLHVPIDPLIIRLFKPSWQSVWGYIIVRTEAGQTKQAIASLEKMYKQFNPAFPFKYSFTDEEIAKNYKSEQTVGKLSKYFAFLAIFISCLGLFGLATFTAEQRIKEIGIRKVLGAGVGNLVGMLSKDFMLLVAVSTLIAFPVSWYFLTGWLEKYPYREGMHWWYFGMAGALAIMIALITVSFQTIRAAVANPVKSLKIE; translated from the coding sequence ATGCTCAAAAATTTCTTTCGAACTGCCTGGAGAAATCTACTCGCCAATAAAACCTTTTCACTCATCAATATACTAGGACTTGCCCTCGGTCTGGCCTGCAGCCTGGTGATTTTGCTATGGCTCCAGGATGAGCTGGACAAAGATCGTTTCCACCTATACGATAGCAGACTGTATCGGGTCATGGAAAACCAAAACTATTCCGGTGAGATCTCTACTTTCGAATCCACTCCCGGCCTGCTCGCAGAAAATATCGTCAAGGACATACCTGAGATCCAGATGGCCAGTCAATTTTTGTGGGAAGAAGAACCCTTATTTACCGTAGGGAATAAATTGGATAAAGAGAAAGGTAGATATGCTCAAAAGGATTTTCTCAAAATGTTTTCGTTCAAATTGATCAAAGGTGATCCTGCGTCTGCTTTGGATAGACCGGATGGCATCGTCCTGTCACAAAAGCTTGCGGATAAATATTTTCTGGGAGAAGAGCCCATAGGCAAATCTATCAGGATAGACAATAAAGACAATGTAACTGTCACCGGTGTATTGGCTGAAATACCTGAAGCGTCCTCTATGAAATTCGATTTTATCATGTCCTGGGAGCAATGGCTTAAAGACAATGATTGGGCCAAGGAGTGGGGCAATAATGGTCCTCGATGTTTTGTGTTGTTGAATGAACAAGCGGATATCACTAAAGTCAACGCCAAGATCGAAGACTATATCCAGACAAAAAACAAGGATACCAATGTCAAATTATTTTTGCAAAACTTTGGTCAGTCCTACCTCTATGGCCAGTGGAAAGCAGGGGTGCAGGATGGTGGTCGAATAGAGTATGTAAGGATATTTTCCATTGTAGCCATTATTATTTTATTAATCGCCTGTATTAATTTTATGAACCTGGCTACAGCAAGATCGCTCAAGCGCGCGCGTGAGGTCGGTGTACGCAAGGTCGTCGGTGCAAGGAAATATCAATTGGTCCTGCAATTTTTTAGCGAATCGGTACTGGTGAGTTTTATTGCATTATTGTGTGCCCTTGCAATGGTATATTTCTTTTTGCCTTCTTTCAATACGGTCACCGGCAAGTTGCTCAAAATACCTTTTACTGATCCTGCATTTTTGATTACCGTGTTTGGCCTTACTCTGGGTACCGGTGTTTTTGCAGGGAGCTATCCGGCATTTTTTATGTCGGCCTTGCGACCGATCACGGTGTTAAAAGGGTGGCTTCGTTTTAATCCGTCAGCGACCTTATTGAGAAGAGGTCTCGTAGTGTTTCAGTTTGCCCTGTCCATTTTTCTCATCATGGGTATGATCGTGATCTATCGACAAATCGCCTATATCAACAATAAAAGCCTGGGCTTTGACAAAGAAAATCTGATCATGGTGCCGATTGAGGGGGATTTGCAAAAAAATTATGAAGTATTCAAACAGGAACTTTCCAGGGAGGCAGGCATCAAACAAATAACTAGTGCAAGCAATAGTCCGCTACAAGTAGGTAGTTCTACCGGAGGAGTGAGATGGCCGGGTAAAGACACGACCAAATCCATATTGTTCAGCAACAGTAATATTACCTATGATTATATCAAGACGATGGGGATCGAATTAGTCAATGGCCGTGATTTTGATCATTCGTTCAGCACCGACACCGTCAATTACCTGATCAATGAGTCGGCTGCCAAAAAAATTGGGTACACCGATCCTGTGGGCAAAGAACTCACCATGTGGGGAGACAAAGGCCAGATCATCGGGTTGATGAAGGACTTTCACCATAACTCCCTGCATGTACCGATCGATCCATTGATCATCCGATTGTTCAAACCGAGCTGGCAAAGTGTATGGGGCTATATCATCGTCAGGACAGAAGCCGGGCAGACCAAACAAGCCATTGCCAGCCTGGAGAAAATGTACAAACAGTTTAACCCGGCTTTTCCATTCAAATATTCATTTACTGACGAAGAAATAGCCAAAAATTATAAATCAGAGCAGACGGTTGGTAAACTATCTAAATATTTTGCGTTCCTGGCCATCTTTATTTCTTGTCTTGGATTATTTGGTCTGGCGACTTTCACTGCAGAACAGCGAATCAAAGAGATCGGTATACGCAAAGTATTGGGAGCTGGTGTAGGTAATCTTGTAGGTATGTTGTCTAAAGATTTTATGCTCCTGGTAGCAGTCTCCACCCTGATTGCTTTTCCGGTTTCGTGGTATTTTCTCACTGGTTGGTTGGAAAAGTATCCTTACCGTGAAGGCATGCACTGGTGGTATTTTGGTATGGCAGGTGCACTGGCAATAATGATTGCTTTGATTACGGTCAGTTTTCAGACGATCCGGGCAGCTGTAGCCAATCCGGTCAAAAGTTTGAAAATTGAGTAA